cacattgatatctattaatgggcatctccatagcccgttgatacgcctagttgatgtgagactatcttctccctttttgtcttctccacaaccaccattctattccacatatagtgctatgtccatggatcacgctcatgtattgcgtgaagattgtaaaagtttgagaacaccaaaagtatgaaacaattgcttggcttgtcatcagggttgtgcatgatttaaatactttgtgtggtgaagatagagcatagccagactatatgatattgtagggataactttctttggccatgttattttgagaagacataattgcttagttagtatgcttgaagtattattatttttatatcaatattaaacttttgtcttgaatctttcggatctgaacattcataccacaattaagagaattacattgaaattatgccaagtagcattccgcatcaaaaattctgtttttatcatttacctactcgaggacgagcaggaattaagcttggggatgcttgatacgtctccaacgtatctataattttttattgcttcatgctattttatattctgttttggatgtttaacgggctttattatacacttttatattatttttgggactaacctattaaccggaggcccaacccaaattgctgttttttgcctattttagagtttcacagaaaaagaatatcaaacggagtccaaacggaatgaaaccttcgggaacgtgattttcagaacgaacgtgatccagaggacttggaccctacgccaagaaaggaaccaggagagcacgaggcaggggggcgtgcctaccccctggcgcgccctccaccctcatggggcccacgttgctccatcgacgtacttcttcctcctatatatacctacgtacccccaaaccaatagaagcatccacgaaaacctaattccacagccgcaaccttctgtacccgtgagatcccatcttggggccttttccggcgtcccgCCGGAGGGGGCGTTGATCacgagggcttctacatcaacaccatagcctctccgatgatgtgtgagtagtttacctcagaccttcgggtccatagttattagctagatggcttcttctctctttttggatctcaatacaaagttctccatgattctcgtggagatctattcgatgtaatcttcttttgcggtgtgtttgttgagaccgatgaattgtgggtttatgatcaagtttatctatgaacaatatttgaatctcctctgaattcttttatgtatgattggttatctttgcaagtctcttcgaattatcagtttggtttggcctactagattgatctttcttggaatggggaagtgcttagctttgggttcaatattgtggtgtcctttcccagtgacagtaggggcagcaaggcacgtattgtattgttgccatcgaggataacaagatggggtttatatcatattgcatgagtttatccctctacatcatgtcatcttacttaaagcgttactctgttcttttgaacttaatactctatatgcatgctggatagtggtcgatgtgtggagtaatagtagtagatgcaggcaggagtcagtctacttgtcacagacgtgatgcctatatacatgatcataccgagatattctcataactatgctcaattctatcaattgctcaatagtaatttgttcacccaccgtaatacttatgttcttgagagaagccactagtgaaacctatggcccccgggtctattttccatcatattaatcttccaacacttagctatttttattgccttttattttactttgcatctttattataaaaataccaaaaatattatcttatcatatctatcagatctcactttcgtaagtgaccgtgaagggattgacaacccctttattgcgttggttgcgaggtttttatttgtttgtgtaggtgcaagggacttgagcatggcctcctactggattgataccttggttctcaaaactgagggaaatacttacgctactttactgcatcaccctttcctcttcaagggaaaaccaacgtagtgctcaagaggtagcactctgCCATGAAGCCATCTGGTCCTGGCGCTTTGCCGGAAGGCAAGCACTTGACTGCGCGCCAAATTTCCTCTTCGGAGAAAGGCTCATCAAGGTCATCAAGGGGGAAGGCGTTCTGCTGAAGGAGTGACTGATCGATCGAGAACTCGTGCACCTTAGTCGTGCCAAGGACGTTAGAGAAGTGGTGGAAGGCAGCCTCGGCCATGGCGTCGTGGCCAGTGACAAGTTGATCCCCGACCCGGAGGGAGGTAATGATGCTCCGCTGCTTCCTGTGAGAGGCGTGAATCTTGAGGTAGGAGACGGCCACGTCGTCGCTGCGAAGCCAAGCAAGACGGACCCGCTGACGTGCAATGGAGCGCTCAAGGGAGGCCCGCCCGAGGTAGGAGCTCTTGAGCTTCCGCCGCAGCCAAGCCTCGTCGTGGCTGAGCGGCCAAAAGTCCTGGGCGGCGTCGAGCCTAGCGATAATCTCACAAGCGACTTTGAGCTGGAGGGAGACGTTGCCGATGGTGCGTGCACTCGAAGATTGGAGGCGACGAACGGTGACCTTGAGACGTGCCATGATGCGCTGGTAGGGATCGGGTCAGGATGGATAGAGTTCCACGCCTCGGAGACGACTTGGTGGAACCCGTCGAGCTTCGGCCAGAAGCGGTCGAAGTGGAAGCGGCGAGCGCCGGGCGGGCGAGAGACACAATCCATGAGCAGGGGGAAGCGATCGGAGGCTGCTGAGGAAAGGCACTGGAGCAGGCAGTTGGGATGAGCGATCTCCCAACAGGAGGTGCAAAGCACGCGATCAATGCTGACTAGGGTCAGAGCGTCGCGCTCGCTAGACCAAGTATATCGGCGTCCGTGGAGGTAAAGGTCACGAAGCTCCTCGTCAGCGATGAACCGCCGGAATCTGTTCATGCAACGGTGATTGACATGAGGGTTGTTCTTCTCATCGGGCGCAACAATCACGATGAAGTCTCCCCCAAGAAGCCACAGACCGATGCGGGATGCACACACGTCGCGTAGGTCACTGATGAAGTCGAGCTTGGCCGCGTCCTCTTGCGGGCCATACACCCCGGTAAGCCACCAGTGGACACTACCATCTAACGGGGTGACGAGAGCCATGATATGGTGATCTCCGATAAGGGGGTTCGAGATGGAGACGTCGGGTCTACGCCATGCAAGGATCATGCCGCCGCGGGTGCCGATTGCGGGGAGGGAGTAGAAATCCTCGTAGAGAGGGCCGAGAGTGTCCAGAACAAGGGAATCCGTGACGACCGCGAGTTTGGTCCCTTGCAGGCACACGATAGAGGGCGAAGCAGCGGTGATCACGCTATAGACAGCAGTGTGTTTGGCACCATTGTTCAAACCACGCACATTCCAGAATAGAATCTTTAGGTTACACTCCATGAAGAGGGGTGGGGGGGAGGGGTGCGATGTGAAACAAAACGATGCGGCCTATGCCTCAATGCGGCAAGGCGTGGCGGGGGAGCTTGGCACCGTGGTTGACGAGGGCCGGGGCAAGCTCCAGCCGAAGAAATCGGCGAATGCCTCGATGACATCCTCAATGAGAGGCCACTCGAAGAGTAGCgcatacttggcaagcatctcTTCGGAGATAGGCGCAGTGTCATCACTGATCAGCCCGAGGCGACGGAGGAGCACTCTCTTGGCTTTCATCTCGGATCCCAAACCACGACCGGCCTTCGCAATTCGGAAGCTGTGGGGAGGGGTGAAATTGGCGGGGATCTCCTTCCGTCTACGTCGAGCTGGAGGGGTGGGCAGGATGGGCTGGGTACGGACTTCCAACGTGTCGGCGAACTCGGCCAGGGCGCCCCTATCGGCATCGACGTGAGAAGTCGGGCCCGAGCTGATCACAAGATCAGTGCAAACAGAGTTTTGCATGTCACGATTGGCGGGAGGTGAAGAGCCATGCATGGCATTGCAATCTGCGCCTACAGGAGCGGCTGCCGCGATTGGCGGGATCGGTGCCGCATGCACCGGCGGGGTGGGGCCGTCCAGGTGACGAGCATCTAGAGGCAGGTGGGGGTCCCGCGCTGGCTGAGAAGTGGAGGGCCCCGCGAGCAACGGATCCGAGGTGACAGCTGGAGAAGCAGGTGGCCCCTAGGGCATCGGATCCGGTGTGTTAGCAGCTTGGGAGGGCTCTGACGCCTCACCATTGGCCGGAGCAGGAGATTGGCTCGGGAGGTGATCAGGGACAGCGACAGGGTGGGCATCAGCAGTGGGGACCAATAGTGGGTTGTCGCAAATGACGAGCTGGTCTCCGCGCGCCTCGGGTGGAGGGAGGGGCGGGGCTTCAGTGCGTGCCTCGGAAGCAGCCACGTCGATGGCAACCACATTCGATTTTGAAGCCTGGGCGATCACAGGCGGGAGGACGGTTGGCGGGGTAGAACACGCCAAAGCGGTCTCCGGAGCGGTG
This genomic window from Aegilops tauschii subsp. strangulata cultivar AL8/78 chromosome 4, Aet v6.0, whole genome shotgun sequence contains:
- the LOC141021844 gene encoding uncharacterized protein, yielding MECNLKILFWNVRGLNNGAKHTAVYSVITAASPSIVCLQGTKLAVVTDSLVLDTLGPLYEDFYSLPAIGTRGGMILAWRRPDVSISNPLIGDHHIMALVTPLDGSVHWWLTGVYGPQEDAAKLDFISDLRDVCASRIGLWLLGGDFIVIVAPDEKNNPHVNHRCMNRFRRFIADEELRDLYLHGRRYTWSSERDALTLVSIDRVLCTSCWEIAHPNCLLQCLSSAASDRFPLLMDCVSRPPGARRFHFDRFWPKLDGFHQVVSEAWNSIHPDPIPTSASWHVSRLDAAQDFWPLSHDEAWLRRKLKSSYLGRASLERSIARQRVRLAWLRSDDVAVSYLKIHASHRKQRSIITSLRVGDQLVTGHDAMAEAAFHHFSNVLGTTKQDICDVFNKFHTANGRGFQKLNEALLTLLPKRADPAALSDYRPISLIHLIAKLFAKVLSLRLAPKLGAMVLTNQSTFIAGRCFHDNFLLV